A section of the Tenrec ecaudatus isolate mTenEca1 chromosome 10, mTenEca1.hap1, whole genome shotgun sequence genome encodes:
- the LOC142458110 gene encoding RWD domain-containing protein 4 — protein MSANEDQEMELEALRSIYEGDESFRELSPVSFQYRIGENDDTKAFLIEVSWTETYPQTALIISMNAFFNNTISSAVKQSILAKLQEAVEVNLGTAMTYTLVEYAKDNKEQFMENHRLIHSTTSISNIISVETPNPAPSSKKKDKKEQLSKAQKRKLADKTDHKGELPRGWNWVDVVKHLSKTGSKDDD, from the coding sequence ATGAGTGCCAATGAGGACCAGGAGATGGAACTAGAAGCGTTGCGCTCTATTTATGAAGGAGATGAAAGTTTCCGGGAATTAAGTCCAGTTTCATTTCAATACAGGATAGGGGAAAATGATGAtaccaaagccttcttaatagagGTTTCCTGGACAGAAACATATCCCCAAACAGCTCTGATCATATCAATGAACGCCTTTTTTAACAACACCATATCATCAGCTGTAAAGCAGAGTATATTAGCCAAGTTACAAGAAGCAGTTGAAGTGAATCTTGGAACTGCTATGACATACACATTAGTTGAATACGCCAAGGACAATAAGGAACAGTTCATGGAGAACCACCGGCTTATTCATTCTACGACATCCATAAGCAATATCATCTCAGTTGAAACTCCTAATCCAGCCCCATCAAgtaagaaaaaagacaaaaaagaacaaCTTTCAAAAGCCCAGAAACGTAAACTGGCAGATAAAACAGATCACAAAGGAGAACTTCCTCGCGGATGGAACTGGGTTGATGTGGTGAAGCATTTAAGCAAAACCGGTTCTAAAGATGATGACTAG